The genomic region GTTGATGAatatgtgttaggcttttggccaaattgagttgAGATATGCTTTGGTTTTCTTACCTTAAATGTGATTAAAATTGTAAGTTAAATTatctattatacgaacttactaagcttaaaagcttactctgtgttatttttcgtgtttatagtGATTCGgaagctcgttcgggttggaagcttgttagagctatatcacactatccatcggctcttttggtacttttgattatttaaattcagttataatggcatgtataggttaatttgacAAATGTTGGCATATAAGTGTTTTGTTGAGATTAGCCAGTTATATGgcttgtgtttggtatattttgatgtgtatatatatgtggccTTATCATATTTGATGTGTGTTTGATATGGTAGAATGATGGAAAGTAAAAATGTGGTTTTAATATGAATATAAGATATGTTATATATCTTGGTGGGATTTAGTGCTTTGTTATGGAAATATTGGTATGTTTTAGTAAGTAAGTTAAGTGACACGAAATGATGTAAAATGATTTAccttgtgaattggtattttgggTATCATATAGGTGAGCTTGATAAATGACCTACATGATAGGTTTTGGtacaattatgcatatatgtatttggtCACTTAGGTAAATTTGGATACATGGTTGACATGTTTGCATGTTGGTTGTATGTGATGATTTTACATGTTTAAGGCTTaattttggcttgttttggatGCCTAATTATGATTTGTGTATATGCAAAATGTTGAGTGTaggtggatgccaaattgggtgagaaatgtggcttgtaaaatggcctattttcatccacacgagtagagatacgggcgtgtgtctcagctgtgtgtgacacacagccaacTGACACGATAGTGTGTCCCCTGTATATTTTAAAGAGCGCTAGCCAGTattctcacacggcctagcacacgggcgtatagCTTGGCCGTATGGCACAAATCAGTGAATTACATGGACACATACACAGGCTAGAACACGGtagtgtgacccctgcagttttgaaaattttaactgtTTCCAAAATATTTTCTgagtttctaatttagtcccaatttgtttttaaagtgtattttgggTCTCATGGGCTCGTATTAGGAACAAAATGCATGATTATGATTGGTTTCTGacatgaaatgtaacaccccctacccgtatccgtcgccggaacagagagtacgaggcattaccgaggagtacaaaacacttacagataatttaaatatattttcataacaacttgtctcaatttcatactatttcatatttaagctttactcaccaaagtatttgaaatattatctttatgcaaatagcacacatgaggtacataattccatagttaagaatgaacacatttatcaaacatattccacattcatatatcaatgtcttacatttccatatatcaatcatttttcttgtttttcaaataattatgtgtaaccattgataagcatgtaattcactgtttcttcctgtcaatcacaatttcaaatgacaaattcgAGTGAATCAGCTCAAcctcattaggtgtttaaattctgtcactttgattcacatactcataatttactaacatatcctgtcaaacacaatctctgaatgataaaatcacataattgagctcaataataataatgataacattacttacatttctttttccacatgttacatttacaacttaccaacttgtccatcCAAGGAAtagcttacggatttgagtacatcatGATCTGAAGCCCGAAATctagctgaagcacataagtgctaaatgaAAGCCCGgaggctaactgaagcacataagtgctaaacggaagctcAAGGCTAATCAAGCACATCGAGTGAATGAAACCCCAAAGGGTTAacgaaactcatatgagttaacggaagctcgtaagagctaaacggaaagcaaacacgagaattcgcaacaaatgctgaatctcggtttacttgggtaatttaccgtcaattcatctttttcactgaaagattgtactcatttcctacgttccgttcctccgaaattctcagtttaatttcataacttttgacagtttattcattgaagtctcccctgttctgctgtctgacagttccacccttcttcactaaaaattaattatcttctcataCAGGATCcgaatgatgttctcgtttgtttctcttgaaaatagactcattcaggattctaaaaatataaatttaagcccctaattatttttatccaattttttatgattttacaaagtcaaaatagggaaatccgaaatcattctgaccttgtctcacaaaatttatcatatctcatgatttacaattccattgcttacattatttcttctataagaaactagactcaataatatttaatttcatattttattcatcctctaattccatttctacaatttttggtgatttttcaaagttagactactgctgctgtccaaaacagttttagtgcaaaatgttgatttccattttgccccaaatttcacaattcatacaattcagtccttgctcaattaacccctcaattaagataattttctcaattaatacttttccgaaacattataagttatttcataactattgaatttcagaatttccacataaaactctaacttcaaactcttttacaattaggtcccaaacattcactttctattcaattcttacaataaaatcaacatataaacaatttaaagctctaattccattccaaatcatcatatacttccatcaCATAtgtatagaaactttcaatttctttcatagaattaaaaactaatgaattcaacaataggacctagttgtaaaagtcacaaaaacacaaaaatttcaagaaataatcaagaattgaacttacttgaagtaaaaatatgaaaaaccagcttaatagaactcttccatggcgtttttctaatgagaatgcagaaaaataaagagaaatctagataatttcactttagtcctagctttattaagtaaattttgcaattttccaattttgtccttaattctccttattttcttgctgatttcatgcccttgccgtccagcccaaatagaatttgggtctattttccttttaaaccctctttcttttatcaattaagctatttaatcatttcccacaattttgcatttgatacaatttagtcctttttgttcaattaactatcagaactttaaaatttcttgacgaaactttaatactaacatattaacactccataaatatttataaaaatatttatggctcgatttaaaattatcgaggtctcgatacctcgttttcgattctaattattttaatatttattttagtacactattcactatttcaaaatttttcctaacttcacatttaatttatactcactaaattaataatatttcctactcatttgtcggacttagtgatctcgaatcaccgtTCGACACCTGCTTGAAAAATTAGGTCATTACATGAATGCTATATGttatgaaatatttgaatttttttgtctatttaaattgtaaacttcggtaatactctgtaaccctatttccgTGACAGAttcggattaggggtgttacactaaagtGCATAAAATTTGAAATTGGTGTAATATTTCTATAATTATTGATAATAGAGGCTTATAGAAGGATGTAATTGAGATCATTCTTGAAAtcaaagctcaaatttgaaagttatgacaATTTCAATTTTAGaggataaattgaataaaatgaaaaaaaattagagagcatttgaataatgaaattgaaCTATTCCATGTATATAATAGAACATTATAAACTGTTTGGAATcgataaattaaattgaattatcatTTAGATCGGGCATTGAACCAAACCGAGGATAAtcgagaaaaaagaaaaattacgAATTTGTCCTTACAATTCAACTTGTTTGCTGATCTaatcaggtaagttcatatgttgtattgtgtttaaattgttatgtatttaaaattttgaaaaaaaatatatgtttagtttaaatttgaattatttacGATTTGGTACAAAATGTGAGATTTGGACTAAACTATAAAAAATGAATGTGAACATATATGTTGAAATTACCCTAATGAACTTTGTAAATTTTTTGTACACTTGGCTACTGATCGATTACTGATGATTACCAAGATTCAACATTTGTTACAAACTCGAAGATACATGTGGCACAagtttagctcagacgagtaacctAATGTCGTTTTAAAAGTTTAACACAGACAAGTAGCTTGACATGTATATTTATAGCTTTAGCCAAGCTCTTTGATGTGTCGGTATAAAGGTCTAGCCTGAATAGGTAATCTGACACGATTATATGTTCCGCTCAGACGAACAACGGATGTGACTAGTACCAGTGTATTCGTGTTCATTTATCGAGTTTAATCAAGTAATACTGATAATAAGAAATGAGAAAATGAGAAGACACAAAATGTATTTGAATGTTCAATATGGTATTAGTGAATGAATTAAATATGAGGCCTTGGTATACATATATGATTACTTAAATCCTATGTATTCATATATTGTCAATATGGTACATTGCATGATTGTTTATGTATTAAAGCTCACCTTGTTGTTGTGATTTGCTATGTTAGGCAAACTTTGCCAAGgtatttattttgatatgtttaattgtAAATCGATGTAAGTTTCTCATTTAAATACCTATGAACTTTCTAAGCATtcaaaatgcttaccccgttgtttTCCCTTTTCTTGTAAATTGCTGACTTGCGGAATGTGTTGAATGGATCATCTTGAATCTCACATTATCCTAGCATAGTATGATTGAATAGGTGAAGGTTGATGATAAGTGCTAAAAGCAACATGTTTTGACCTCactcttaatgcatttttgggaaATTATCCTATGTTAATTGTGATTTTTATGCTCCTACtccttaaattcatgttttaatgcttaataGAGTACTTGAGAGCAAAATGAGTGAAAAACGAGTGAAAATTGGAGCATCGAAGCAAGCTACAGGGGCCACACGAGCTAAACCattccacatggccatgtgacccatacGAACGTGTGGTAGACCGTGTAGATTTCATGGGTTTGCACACTGAGCTGCGAAAAAGCacgatttttaggtttttcgggcattctatgacatatatatgaaaaaaataagaagataagAGGGAGCTGTCATAGAGTATTCAAGAAAATAGCTCAAAAAGCACTATTGAAGTCAACTTTGAcgcagatttccatcaagattgaagattcctagttgatttcttaggagattatcatgagtttctttatttcttttggttATACTATATcttggatgtttttattttcaagcatgaactaattttctaaatagctaagaagatgaaccctatgatagaTTCTGTCGTTTGActttaattttatgtaataaatacttattttctttttctcaattatgtgtgcttaattcttggtttgatatttctagattattaatACATGTTTGATGTGTTTAAATCGGTGGTTGAATAGATCCTGTTTAAGAGTAGCTCTTGCATAGTTGAGCAGAGTTGCATTAATCttagaaataggacaacataaatctactagattagagtcaaatctaataggggaatccatagcatGAGTTAATGAGATAATAGTAGTTTTAATAAGAAAGAaacttcaattaatcaacctagagttagttgctcttatgctcgaaagagatattTGCATAATTTAGGGGTTTCTATGGGTCAAGATACTAAGTAAGGAAATTGCGTAACTTAGATTAATAGtgacagatgaaatctaggtgaatcTTTTGTTTCTTGGTTGTTACTCGGTTATTTACATGATTTGCTTTTTGTAATGtttgttagttaattaatttagttaaatttagtttttaatcaatcaTTTGAATTAttcagttaaataatagaaagacaataattactagtacttttagtcttcgtgggaacaatatctttACTCAttgtagctatactattaattaataggtacacttgccttattcaaatttttagttagttctgTGGACATCAAGGGGGAATTGTTTAGTTTTGATGCCAAATTGTGGATTCTTGGGATGAATGTTTGGATTTGGTTAAATAGGATGTTTAGGTATGACTTTGGGTTGGTGTTATGTAGATATAAGTGTGCAATTAAGCACTAATTGGGTATATGGTTAAGTTTGTTTGAAATAGGTACCAAAATGTAGGTTTTTGAAACTTTTCTTCTAAGGTATCGATACCTAGGAAATGGTATCAATACTTTAgcaatttttctttaatttttcaaaaaatcaaaccTTAAAATGTATTGATATAGAGGTAAAGTATCAATACCTTGAAAAAGGTACCGATACTTTATgattggtatcgatacctttagatttaattcaaattttcaaaacATCGAAGCTCAAAATAGTATCGGTACCTGGCAGGGGAATGATACTTGATCtgaaattttgaaaactttgcaATTTGATCCTATTTCATGTTCGAAATAGCAAttgagcttttgtaagctcgattGAGTCTCAAAAAAGTTTGTACGATATGTAATGATTGCATTCATGGAATGTTTGAAtgtttaattgatttaattataaattatttgacgGTGGTTGCTTTGACAACGATTGTGACATCCTATAGCTCAGATGTGACGATCGGGttgggcaaggggtgttacaaatttaatAAAAGATTTCATTCTGTGCATTATGTTCACGTTGTTTAAGCCTACATTCAAATCAATTTGGGGTTTAAAGATAGTAGAGAAGATCATTCTACAAAAAGGCAGGAAATGACTTAGATTGCCTCACACAAAGCATAGATAATAATTCAGTTtagggtttattactataaataccaCATTGTtcgattttaagaaaaaaattaaactttcGCTATGCCAAAAAAACTATTTTCTAAACCAATTTTTCCAACAATTTGCTGACTTTGTTTTCTGATATGTGCAGATCATCTGCGAACtttattgttttttttctttttgtgtatATGTGTTCATACTTTGGTGCTCCTTGGATGGAAATAAAGCATTAACTTGAAAGAAGGTACATTTTTTCCTAAGCAAGCATCTTCTTAGCCTAAATAGGCCAAGTTATTTGTTCATACAACTTGCTTAGGATTAAAAAGgcagttttgttctggaaaaggtgaCCAGCCTTGATGCCTATGTCTTACTTTGATTTAAAACGGGTGTGAGTCCCTTTTCCATGGCCATTGTTATCAAAGGGGGTGAAAGCTCTTGCTTCGTAGATTCTTCTACAATGACAGACCTTTTACTTCGGTCTTCATAAGCGTATGGAGGACAAGATCTCTCACCTTAGCCTTCAGTTGGTTCTTTCAAAGGAGATGAAAATTCTCACATTAGCCTTTGGTTAATTTTTCCAAGGATTACAAGTCCTCTCACCTTGGCCTTTTTTTCCACATGTAAGGTCATATCCTCATTTTCCTTGTTTATTGCTCAAGGGGGATGCTAGGCATTCATTTTTTGATGTTTGCTTTTTGACATGAAGAGGCCAAGCAAGATATCTTTATTGCTTGAAGTGTAACACCCTACACTCGACCCAAATGATGGATCCAAATACAAGATGGTACATTTTTTGCTAGAGCAACTCAAATAAACAATCACTCAAGCAACAAATTTTCAGTATAATCAAATAAGAAATGTGAATGTATGCAAACATGATGAATAGGGCCCACTTAGGAAAGTTTGGGGTTATAGGTACTTAAAAACAAGGCCAAGCTACGAACCTTGGGCTAAATTGTCAAGTTGTGCAACCATGTCTCAAAACGATTAAGCTATGTCTCAAGACATGCTTCCCCTGAAAAACTATTTTAGTTTCAAAGTTTAATGTCTTGAGATAATTTTTTGATTGTCTCAAGACAATGAACCCTATGTCTCGAGACACTGGAGCTATTTTCTTCTAATTTAGGTTCATGTTTTGTATCTCGAGCTAAATGTCACAATGTCTCGAGAAAAAGTGTTCAATGTCTCAGACAAGCATAATATGTCTTGAGATATTTACCTAGAAATGTAGCAAAAGGTCAAAAGTATTTTTGATGCCTCAAGGCATTAGAGCAGAAGTGTAGAATTTGACAGTTTAAAGCATGCAATCAAACCTCTAAAAAGTACCTAAAAGAGTCTAACACACATCCAAACTTTCATACATAATTTTCTCATGCTAACATCAACTTAAAACATGAATTTTCATAACAAATAACTTATTGCATCAGAATATCATACAATaagtgtaataccccgaaaattacTACAGTAAGAAAGTaaaatattatccttgatatagttaagtaaggaaataaagtgacaaaaagggaaattttattATGTCaaattgggaagtatattatgatatattacattattaattcaagaaaggactaaattgtaaaagtgatgaAAGTTTTgttgcccaagagtaaatactcaaaatttaaggggttaaagtgtaaacaTGAAAAAAGTTAAAGGACCAATAATGCAAATAATTTAGAGGTGGAataatctagaaactaaggaaaatggatgaattaggaccaaatcgaataggtgaagaattatgagggactaaatcgtaattctcccaaattaagtgatgactcaatgatggaattttaaaagattatgaagggcaaaatggtcaattagtaagagagagaattctggaatgtaatgattatgttgatgatattttaaattaattaattagataaatattattttattaatattttaataagatatttatgattattttattattttatttagtatatatatgtgtgtgtgtggaaaacacacacacacacacacacacaccatccatcatctttccatgcatttcacgttagaagagaagagaagagatgaaagaaagttttgctttctttacaatttagtcattccaccaaaaattcaccattttcacctagaaatcaaaagaatttccatagctaccaagagagaaaaatgttaaggagagtaagggggagttagaatatcaacttggattcaagaaatagaagctgaaggagagaaaaaatgtaacactccaaacccgacctagacgttatagtCGAATCTAGCGAAGTCACACGAGAATGTATTTAAAACCAAATTTACTCTAAACCGTTCCAGTTATTGTCTTTTACTTAACTCAGAAAACGTGAACTGACGATTGATCTGCTTGAAACCATTTTTTAATACGCAGAatgtaaaaacaaataaaattattgttatgcATTGCAgtttcaaaatctataaacagtAGTTCAAAATCCCAACTTAAAACCAAAAAGTTCAATTTCAGAAATTACATGAAAGCCCTTAAACATACTAGTTAAAATGGCACTGGTCACCGTTGAGCCCTCCTCTGCACCAATCCATCTACTGCTGAGGATTGCCTAACAAATAAAACAGTAAAggagtgagttttcgcaaactcagtgtgtacgtCCCCGTAGTAAAGCATGCATGTAAGCAGATAATAGTCAAGCAGTCATAATCAAGCCTGAGCTTCTAACATAATCAGTGTAGGCTTTAGCCCACTCAGAACAGTATCAGATAcattcgggccttagcccatacaaATATACATGCATATCCAGCAGTACTGTGCATGCCCACCAActctgcacaccatctccgtccacccctacacaccatatggggataaaatcaacccacccagccctacacactaaGTATTGGGATGAATCAGCCTATCCAACATTACATACCATAAGGTGCCGTGTAACGGCACACATCGATAACTGCAGCGAAGCTGTCAGATAAGCGGCTAAAAAGCCtttcagtcttccttctcttcaataTCAAACCCAACCCAATGTAATGCAACATAAATAATGTCATGGCATGGTTTCAACAATAAATAGATTGTACGTACTATACTCAGATCAGATCAACATTTATACACATGCTAAGTATAACATGCAAGCATACATCTCAATATCATGTCACAAAACAGGGCTTAAGTAGCGCTTACTGACCCCTTTAACAGGTCATAGTCGACTAGGGCGACCCGAGCAACCTTCCAAAACAAATCAAATTATTGGGCTCACAGCCTATATGGCCTGCCCGTGTGAGCTAATACGCCCTTGTGGCTCATacagcccaaattggccttgcctatgtggatcacacggcctggtccAGAttcccacatgcccatgtagcccacacggcctaaTTGTCTAGCCCGTACCTAGCACACGGCCGAGCCAgcctcacatgcccatgtctatCATGCTCGTATGGCACATGAACGGCTTGGCTCGTCGATTACACGACTGTGTATCACTACACGGCCTACACACGGGTAGTCCACATGCTCGTTTGGCGTCGACAGTTTTGGTTTCAGCTTTCGTCGAAACCCGTTTTCTATGCAATcgaagtacacacctggtttcgatTGAAGTCTAACGTAATTATTAACACTCTAGAACCTATTATTGTTAATCATAAGCCAAATTTTCAATCTCTTGATTCGAATAGTTCAGAATAGACAAATTCCGAAAtgagagatctacttaccttcaacGAATAACGACGATTACTCGTTGTTCAGAACCACGATTAGTGATCCACAGAACCTTGATTGCCCCCTAAACAACAAATTAAATCCTCTTAAATGATCTCCAAAAGAAACCACAGAATTTAATAAGATCATGCTTACTGAGCCGACAGAACCACTAGCAGCATGCCAAAACaaatcaaaagaaagaaaaacggaAAAGAGgggtaaaagaaataaaatttcggCAGTAAGGGTTTTGGGAAAAGAAGAAAACGGTagagagagaaaaaagaaaaaaaaggaaaataggtTAGGCAAACACCTGATAAACCCTACCTCCCCTTTTAGTGTTTTAGTCCAACTCAAACGTCCGCACGGCTTATCAGCAAAATAATGCCACGCCCACGACTCGAACTCAGGATCTAAGGCATaatcccttgccacttaaccactagatcagcaggcccattctgttaaaTTCCTACCAATAAATTCTTATAAGACCATCAACCAAAAGTCAGGtttaattcaaataaaaacaaaaacttaaTCCAAGTTAGGgctcgaacttgggacctcccaaacacaccccggagcacataacctcttaaaccacatatattttatactaaaatGATTCAAAACAAAAGTCTCGATATTTCTAAGCTCAACAATCCTAAAAGCCGAAATTACAGAAATTTGAGGCGTtgcaactctaccctccttaaagaaaattcGTCCTTAAATTTTTACCTAATCAGAAAAGATGAGGATACTATTGTTGCATCGAATCCTCTGATTCTCAAGTAGCCTCCTCAGTACTATGATtctgccacaacacctttacGAAAGGAATGGACTTCCTACGCAGAACCTTAACATCACGATCTACAATTTGAACTGGCTCATTCTCGAACgtcagatctggtctaacctcaatctcctccacaGGTACAAAATGCGTGGGATCAGAGCGCTAAcgtctcaacatcgagacatgaaataCGTCATGTATGCGATCAAACTCTGGTGGCAACTCTAGCTGATACGCGACTGGCCTAAGTCGCTTTATAATCCAGCACGGcccaataaatcgaggactcaGCTTACCCTTGCGTCCGAAcctcagaactttcttccatggtgaaactttaagaaagacCAAGTCTCCTACAGAATACTCAATGTCCTTCCTCTTCAAATtagcataagacttctgtctacaAGAAGCCACTTTTAGACGCTTTTGAATCAACCGAACCTTATCCTTAGTCATTAAAATCAACTCCGGACCCAGAACACGTCGCTCACTCAACTCAGTTCAGCACAAAGGAGTgtggcatttacgaccataaagtgcctcatacagtgccatctgaatactagactgatagctgttattgtaagcaaactttgccaaaggcaagtactcctcccaattACCTTAGAAATCcataacacatcccctcaacatatcctgcagtacctgaatcaccctctctgactgaccatctgtctgaggatgaaaagcagtactgaaatccgGATGATAACCCAAAGCCTTATGAAGCTTCTGCCAGAATCGAGACGtaaaacgaggatccctatcGGAGATGACCGAAACAGGAACCCCATGCAGCCTCACTATCTCGGAAATGTACATCTTAGCTAGCTTTTGTAGGGAGAAGTCCGTCCTAATCGGAATGAAATGTGccgacttggtcaatcgatccacgacaacccaaacaaaatccttcttagtgggtgtcagaGGCAACCCATCAACGAAGTCTATCgttactcgttcccatttccacatTTATATCTTTACTGGttgtagcaaacccgaaggtaactgatgctcagccttaacctactgacAAGTCAAACAACAAGCAACATAGTCTGTCACCTCATGTTTCAACCTTGGCCATCAGTACAACTCTCGAAGATCTTTATACATCTtgtttccaccaggatgcatagcgtaaggactactatgtgcttccctcAGAATCGACAGTCTCAAATCCTTATCATTAGGTACACAGATCCTACCTCAAAAACACAGTACCCTTCATTATCAATCCTAAAATCAGTAGTAGTTCTAGCCTCAATTTGACGAAATTGCAACTCAAGAGACTTATCTCCTAATTGTttatccttaatctgatccatccACGTCGATCTAACCTGCAACTCAGCCAAGAGACTCCCATCATCATAAAGGCTCAGTCGAGCGAACATGGCCCTCAGATCGGTCATAGCCCTACGACTTAACGCATCAggcaccacattagccttaccagggtGATACTC from Gossypium arboreum isolate Shixiya-1 chromosome 1, ASM2569848v2, whole genome shotgun sequence harbors:
- the LOC128279412 gene encoding uncharacterized protein LOC128279412; protein product: MQDDKVVAYVSHQLKTHKPNYPTHDLELATIVFTLKIWRHYLYGEKCAIYSDHKNLKIEYHPGKANVVPDALSRRAMTDLRAMFARLSLYDDGSLLAELQVRSTWMDQIKDKQLGDKSLELQFRQIEARTTTDFRIDNEGYCVFERSDPTHFVPVEEIEVRPDLTFENEPVQIVDRDVKVLRRKSIPFVKVLWQNHSTEEAT